The following nucleotide sequence is from Paeniglutamicibacter kerguelensis.
CTAGCGCTGTAGCGCGTTTTATGGCGTCTCCCAGCCCCACCTCTGTCGTATCCGCTGTGAATCCGGGCAGTCGTACTTTATGACGGGGTGTTGTGTCCGGCAAAGGCTCGTCTGAATGTTCTTCCTCGTGGATCATGCCAACACCTTTCTGTAAGTATGGGTCGAAAGCAGCTGATAGGCGGCCCAAGCGTTCAGCAACCCCGGCACTATCGAACGCTGCTGACCGGCCCTAGTTGAGATAAGCGCATGCTTAACCTCGGAGGCAGCAACGGCGGGGTATATCGAACGCAATAGCACAGCTGCCCCTGTCACGAACGGTGCAGCAATACTGGTTCCTGTGAACACGGCGGTACCGCCCGAACTTGCTAAGCCAAAGACATCTTTCCCAGGAGCGCCCAAACCGGAGCGCCCGATCGATGCAGCGATGTGGGCCTGAGGTAGGGGCTGCCCCAAAAGGGAGTATGCAATTACGGGGATCGTACATGCGTGGCGAAGAACGTCCATATTCCCTCCAATCACACGGTGATTCCCAACCGCAGCGATAACGAGCACGCTTCTCTGGCTCGCGAAGTCCATTGCTGCTCGCAACATTTGGTCAGAGGTGAAGCCGCCACCTGACACAGCGAGGCTGAGATTGATGATGCGGGCCCCAGCGTGCACACAATCGACAATTGCCTCTGCTACTTCGCGAACAGCCGCAGTCGGCATTTCGCCCGCAGGGGTGTTCTCCGTGAAGACAGGTCGCAGAACATACGTACATTCTGGAGCGATACCGGGCGGTTGCGATTGACGGCTAGCGGCCAAGATACCCACTACCGAGGTTCCGTGCTGGCAGGAAACACTTCGTGGGTCTCGGCACCCTACTCCCCAGCCCGGAAAAGATTTGATGGTGGCCTGGGCCAGGTCTGGATGATCGAGAGCTACGGGCCCGTCTACTATTCCAACAATCACATCTGCTCCTCCCGTGCTCAAGGACATGAGGGCGGGAAGATGAACCAAAGAAAGCTCGTCCATGAATCTCCTCAGATCCAGCACTGCTCTTGGCCGTATTCGGGGTGATGAGACGAATACGTTCGCGAGTAGGCTCTACGGGCAGCCTGCGTTGATCCTCCTTGCTGCTCAACGATTTTAACGTCCGGCATCAATGACGTCCATCTACTCGTATAGTTATACTGCTCCTTTCGCTTCCAGATGTCACCAGTACTGATCCATAAATCGTTGAGAAGCCGCGTGAGCTGCGTACTCGTGGCCGGGGGCTATGCCGTGTCTCCCAACGCGGCAATTGCCGCGCTCCGACCGAGCTCGGCGTGGAGGAGGATTGCGGATCGGTAGGTCAGGGCGAACTTGTCGTAGCGGGTGGCCAGGGCCCTCCACTGCTTGAGGGTGTTGAAGCTGCATTCCACGACGTTGCGGCGCATGTACGCTTCCCGGTCGTAGGTCACCGGCCGGCCGCCGGACTTTCCCTTCCGCTTGCGGTTGTCCTTCTGGTTTTGACCGGGACTTCTGAATGATGGAAAGGCAGTCTGCTAGATATGGTCTCCAGTAGGCTGAAAACGACCTGCCACTAATGAAAAATGGGAGCCAGCCCGGGGCAGTTGCTGCTACGCCGGTCAATCCGGAGAAGGATTCTGTGCATATGAACGTGGAGGATGCTCTCGACCCCGTCATAAGAGACATGAGAACGACCGGAGCCCCCCATCCCAAGGGTCCAGTTCAACAGCCAAGGTACGACCAACTCATGGCTTGCAACCTTGACCGCTTCTGACGGATCGAGCCACGGCATCTTCATTGATCTCTCTTTGCCACGCGCATACGTCGTCGCGGCCGCAGCCGAAGGTGCCCAGGAATGGGGGTTCGATGAGCTGCAGGGGAGCGGGCTCACCAACTGGCCCCCATGTCCTTTGCATCCGAAAAACCACCCTCTTGACGCGGTAGCGCTCGGTGGAAGCGCGGTGTGGGCTTGCCCATCCGAAAACACCGTCATCGCCGAAATTGGGGCACTGGCCTAGCCGCTCTCTGGGGTATGATTCCAAACCGCCAATGTCGAGCGGCATCCGGGCGAGTGGCGCAGTCTGGGCAGCGCGTTCCGTGGGCCCTGTCATTTTTCGAAGTCGTCGGCACTGTGCTGTGCGTCCGCAAGGGGAACGTCTACCGGGCACTGCCTGAAGTGTGCTCGACTACCGAACGCGGACGCCCGGACATGGCACCACCGCCAGAAGGCTGCCGAGTGCCGACGATCACGCAAAAGCGTGTAATTCAGGCGCTTGAACGGCTTGATGCTTTTAGTCTTTGGCACCTTGTCATCCCGAATCAACGGGCACTTGTTCTCCCTTGGCACCTTTGCTTCAGTTTGCTTGCTCGCGGATACTGTTCAGAGCAATACGCGGGCGGTTCCTAGGATGGCCGAGATGAGGAACCCCATGGCGGCTATAAACAGGCCCCAGTCCAGAGCTGTGTAGGTCGCAAACATTCTCGCGACACGGTTGCTAGGCAGCGCCTTCCCGTCACGGTGGGCAGCTTCAGCGTGGGCTGACTGTTCCTCCCTGCTGGAGTAGAAAATAACCGCCGCAAGTCCAATAAAAACGACCCACGTCATGATCACGTCCATTATTTATGTCCTTTTCGTTGGTCGGGCGAACTCAACATCAGGCGATCATCATCTCGTAGCAGGAACGCCCTGTGGGACAGTCTCCCAAGGGGCTACTAATGCTCAGCATCGCTTTGCGCGACGATAACCTACATATTGACGAGGAAGCTGCTCGGCAACCAATAAACCTGTATCGCTGCTAGGGTGTCCGCTTGGCCGGTGGCCATGACCTGTCTGGGTCAAAGCGTGCGCCTTCCGGTTTGGACGGCATCATGGCAAGGACCAAGGCGATCGGCAGCCCGACGTAAGGCAACCAACAGACAAAGTAGGTCTCACCTTCGAAGTTGGCGTCGTGGAAGCGGCGCATGCCCAGGGCCAAATTTGGGAGGAACGTGACGAGCCAATAGGTGAGCCATATCAACAGCCCGGGTGCGGCGGCATCCGGCAACTCGGTGCCACCCGGATCAAGGAGGTTCGCGCCGCCCACGACCATGAGGGCAGCGCAGGCGCTCGTGACCAGGACGTTGAGCAACATGACCCACCAGTACTCGCTGCGGCTGGCACGGCCGTCGAAGGTTCCGTATTTCAGGAAAAACAGCTTGAAGGCTTCGCCAAATGTGGCACCGTAACGCGGCAGGTCCAGGCTATCCACTGCGGGTGAAGCCGAAGGGGATTCGTCTGGGTTCGTTGGGTGTGACATGGTGCTTGTTCCTCAATGAAAGTGATCTTTGGAATATTACTTGAATAGCGCCGCGGGCATCGACAGAGCGGTTCGGCATTGACGTTTTCTGAAGGTGACTGCACAGTCAGAAGCCGTTGGCACGGCAGCGCCGTGCCCCCCTAGTGGGAACGGCGCTCCGGGCACCGATGAGTGCGTTGTTCCCCGGCATTGCCCTGGATGCTTTGCCATGGCACCCGCGACGCTTGGCGACGCGGAGGGACCTTGGGCGGCACCTGGAAGTGGCTCGGCGATAGTGGTGTGCATGAGCGGAATTCAAGGGTGGCGCGTGCGGTTCCCGCACAAGCGCCAGGCAGCCGGACTGGGCACCCTGGGTTTGGTGCTGTCCGCGGGGCTCTTGACGGGGTACTCGGTATTCCGGGATTACTCGGGCGACACCTGTGACGGGCGCAAACCTGTCGAGTCCTTGGAGCAAGCCGGCAAGGGTCTGGTGGCCGCGGCCTACGCCGCCGGCCGGGACGGGGTATGCCGGGTCACGCATGCATTCCACGATGTGGTTCTGGATGAGGCCATGGTGGCCAAGGCGCGGGAGCTGCTGGCCGCTCGGGGCATTACCCCGCAGAACGTCACGGTGGTGGTGGGCGAACAGATGGGAAGCGGCGTTTTCGTCGACCTGACAGACGGCAGCAACAACAAAGCCCATGCGATCAGGGTGGATGGCATTTCTGTCCGTGGCGACGGGTACACGATTTTCCTGCCGCAAGAGGTGTATCCGGAGGTTCCCGAGGATGCGGCATCACCGTCAGCTTCGACGGGCACTTCTCCCTAAGAAGGCCGGCGCCGCATGGGGAACCTCAAGCGGGCAGTGATCCGCCTACTGGTGGGGGTCCTCGCGTTCCCCGCGCTCGGCGTTCCCCGCGCTCGGCGTTGCCGGTCTTGGCCTTTTTGAGGACCCGGCTTCTTGCACTGAACCACAAAACTGCCACCGGGGCGGAACCGAGGACGATTCCCGATATGGGGGTAATGATTCCCAAGAGTGTGGGGTTGGCAAAAAACTGATCTAGGGACCCCAGGACCAAGGCAACACAGCAAGCAAGGGCAAACCACGATAAGCCAAGTGTGGCTAATCCTTTGATCTCGTTTGGCTTGTTGCGTGGGAACTCGATGCTGAACTTTGCAACTCCAGCAGCCAACAACAAAAATATGAAGCTGATTACGGCGGATACAACTGGTGCCGTTACCCAACCCGCAACCTGGATCAGCACGTTGGGGCCCCAAATGATGGTTACCATCATGTCCCGTATCGAAGCGCTGTCCATTTTTTCTTTGGTTTGCCCCGGCACCCTTGTTTCCTTCTGGTCCGTCGCGGAAGGGAGCGTTCTCTTCCCTGGAAGACAACATCATTTCCTTTTCTATTCACCATACTGTCGTTTTCCGAAGACGACGTCACTGGTGTCCGAAGTCCTCTGCACTGCCTGGAAGTGTCCATAAGCGGAACCTTGAGTGGGACACTGCCGTTTGGTAGCGCCAGATTGGGTCTACTGCGGTCGTCATTTACTCGTCTGATTGTCAGAATCCATCCCATTTGTGAACTTAGCGAGAATGTTGCCCAGAACCTGATTGCTACGCTGGGTGCCATGGCAACGATGTGGTGGAAGACCTTGGAAAGTTTTGAACGGGACCTTAAGTCTGCAAATGATTCGCGTGTCGAAAACATGCGCCAGTGGGCCAGCGACAAAGAAGACGAAGCCGACTTGCCGGGAGCAGGTCGAAATCCAAAAGCCAGAAGGCATTTCAGGATGATGAGAGTTGCTGCAGAACAGGAACTGGGAAATCGGGGCCAGCTATAGACGTCGGCGGCGAAGTGGTGCTTCTACGGTGTTTGTATCAGCAATGCTAAACCTAGAGTTTTGGCTCGGATATGGATTCAGAGTTACGCCCGGATCGGGAACGCTCTGCGGGACGCATATCAAGGGGTCTGCCACACGATGAGCATAACTAGCCGCTGGTTAAGTCCTCTCACGGGGCTTTGACCTGCAATCTTTCCAGATGTCTTTGCGCTCCACACCAGGATCCTTCGGCAAGCCACATGCTCGAGAGAACTTGCCCCGGCTCGCTACAAAGGAGACCGGATGATGAATGGCCTACCTCCTGATCTTGGTGAGCCTCCAGTCCGGGCCATATAACCGTGGTATCGGGATATACGGTCGCCGAAGAATGCGGCTTTTTTGTTCCGTTACAGGACCCCTCTGGATAATGAACCTCGAAATCTCGCGGAAGGTTTCCTGCGCAAATTCGATGGTCGCATCCAAGCCTTCAGGGACAGTCCGAATGTCGTAATACCGGTTGTCGTATAGAAGCTCAGGCGCCTCGCTTCCCAATACCAACGTAAAGACACCCAGATTCGCGCCTTCAAGGTCAACGCACACGCTATGGCCGTGCATATACACGTGCCCCTCTACCCCTACAGGTAATTCCGGGATGATCCTCTCGACACTGTCCTTCAGACGCGCAAGATACCGTGAAGCTTTTTCATTGTTTTTCATTATGATCCGGCTCCACGTGACTTCCAGACAACATGGCGTTCTCCGTTGCCAAGGCCATGATTGCGCTCAACAAACATTTTTCGCTCGATGTGTATGTGCCATTGGGTAATTTTACGTTCGAGGGGCGTGAATTCCTTCCGGTGCTGCTTATGTTGGAACGGAAGGATAACCCCTAACCCCATTGGCCTGTTGTCGTTTTCCCCTAAGTCGACTGCACAGTCCGAAGTCCTCGGCACAGCGATTGCGCGTCCGCAGGAGGAATGGTCAGTGGGACATCGGCATCGGGATTCGCTGGCAACGATCGCGGCCGCATTTCCAGTGGAGCTCGATTGGGAGTCCCGTCCACTCCTGAACTGCGTTCGCCAGGCTTGCCCCTCCAGAAGGAACCGGACACGCTACGCTCGGAGCTGGCAAGACTTATGCCTGGCATGGACAGCAGAGGGAATGATTTCAATGTGCAAAAGACTTTCTCCAGTGATTCTGTACGAATCATGGAGCGAGGATCCTGAGGACGAGGATTACCTCCGCGAGAGGATTTATTCGGGGGGTACGTTTGGTACTTCGGGAACCGAATGGGCCACTGTTTACGATCTCACCGTCAGGGAGACAAACCTCGGAGGATTCTCTGAGGAGATGGGGAACATCTTCTATGTCCGGGTTTGTTCCCCTGGTTTTGTGGATTCCGATGACCGGTTCAAGGGTAAGTGGCGGGTGGAAAACGATAACTTCAATGATGGAGAAATCAGAAGGAAGATCGTTGACTACGTCGAGGGTACAAGGGGCATTTTCCTGCTCAAGGCCCCGGTGGAGGCTCTAGCCGCGGCGTTGTATTGCGAGGAGTTGTAAGCCCGAAACACCAGCACTCACGATGCCCACCGTTCCAGATGGGGAACCCTCACGGGGACAGCGCCCCGCGGGTACAAATTGCTCCGCTCTTCGGCGCAACCTCAATTTTGAGTTCGGAATGGGGGGTGGCAGATCTGGTTCAAAGCGGCCGATTTACTTATGTCCGTTAGAGAAGCGGTCCTTAACCGACAGCCACCAAGAGGGGCCGGGGTCGCCTTTGCCGTCGAGCACGTCGAAGATGTAGAAGCCTTTCTCGGCAAACCACACGAGATCTACGGCCGGCAATGCGAGTTCGCCTTCCCACCCAGGAACGCCCACGTCCACGGATTCCATCTTCAACTCACTAGTGCGTCTCTCCGCCTGGTCAATCATTCCGGGTCCGGCGACGCCAGCCGGGTTCTCCACTGCGTCCCAGAGGCGGTGCAGAATCGCGTAGCGACCTGCTTCGAGCGTGGGCAGGTCCTCCGACTCAATAAGCTCGTAATAGTACTTGTCGGTCATCCTGAACCCCATCCTTGCTCTCGAACTAAATCCCGCGTGGCCTGAGCCTACGGCACGTTCACACCGTATACCGGTTCAACTTGGCCTCCCGCATTCCCACCCGCAAGAGGAACCTTGTACGGGACAGGGTTTGCGATCCTGGCAAACCCACCAGGCACCCGTCTGGCCCCGGGGCTTGGTGGGCATTTGGACCGCCATGAAAGAACTGGGCTAGCTTCGTCGAGCACCCATCAACCTCGATGACGTTAACCGCATAGCCCATGACCGCACTGCTGAAGCAGCAAGGCACGCACGTGGCGACAGAACGAAGTCTCGGTCATCCGCCGTAGGCGTGGCTCCTTTCGATTGCTACTTCAGGTGCATGGCTGATTCGATCAAATAGATCACTACTCGACCGAATTCCGAATTTGTCAGTTCACTGTATTCACTCACAACTGTTCCAGGCGCATTTGCCTTCCACCAGAAAATCACGTCGGCGCTATTGGACCCATGACCGGCAAGCATGGCGAGTAATTCGTCGATAAGCGAATAAGCGCTGACACACGCATCGACAAATTCATCAGATAGATTCAGCTCGCGTTCAATTTTTCCGTCGAATAGGGTCGGGGGAAACATCATTGATTGAACCGATTCGAGCCGTTCGAACAAGAATTTCTTCTCAGATTCCGTCGTCTTCAAACTCCCTTTTCTACCAGTGCGTATGCCAACGGCATACGTATCAAATTCTGTGGGGCCG
It contains:
- a CDS encoding S8 family serine peptidase, with the translated sequence MDELSLVHLPALMSLSTGGADVIVGIVDGPVALDHPDLAQATIKSFPGWGVGCRDPRSVSCQHGTSVVGILAASRQSQPPGIAPECTYVLRPVFTENTPAGEMPTAAVREVAEAIVDCVHAGARIINLSLAVSGGGFTSDQMLRAAMDFASQRSVLVIAAVGNHRVIGGNMDVLRHACTIPVIAYSLLGQPLPQAHIAASIGRSGLGAPGKDVFGLASSGGTAVFTGTSIAAPFVTGAAVLLRSIYPAVAASEVKHALISTRAGQQRSIVPGLLNAWAAYQLLSTHTYRKVLA
- a CDS encoding DUF805 domain-containing protein, whose amino-acid sequence is MSHPTNPDESPSASPAVDSLDLPRYGATFGEAFKLFFLKYGTFDGRASRSEYWWVMLLNVLVTSACAALMVVGGANLLDPGGTELPDAAAPGLLIWLTYWLVTFLPNLALGMRRFHDANFEGETYFVCWLPYVGLPIALVLAMMPSKPEGARFDPDRSWPPAKRTP